One segment of Streptomyces sp. XD-27 DNA contains the following:
- a CDS encoding CDP-alcohol phosphatidyltransferase family protein, with amino-acid sequence MEVQETRVQTDRVLTIPNILSMARLAGVPLFLWLILRPEFGGPKSDNWALLVLALSGVSDYLDGKLARRWNQISSLGRLLDPAADRLYILSTLVGLTWREILPFWLTAVLLARELVLLVMVGILRRHGYPPPQVNFLGKAATFNLMYAFPLLLLSDGTGWLHSLAAIFGWAFAGWGTTLYWWAGILYVVQVRRLVKADATAD; translated from the coding sequence GTGGAGGTCCAGGAGACGCGTGTCCAGACCGACCGCGTCCTCACCATCCCGAACATCCTCAGCATGGCCCGCCTCGCCGGCGTGCCGCTTTTCCTGTGGCTGATCCTGCGGCCCGAGTTCGGCGGGCCGAAGAGCGACAACTGGGCCCTGCTGGTGCTGGCGCTCAGCGGCGTCAGCGACTACCTGGACGGGAAGCTCGCCCGCCGCTGGAATCAGATCAGCAGCCTCGGCCGCCTTCTCGACCCCGCCGCCGATCGGCTCTACATTCTGTCCACCCTGGTGGGACTCACCTGGCGGGAGATCCTTCCGTTCTGGCTGACCGCCGTTCTTCTCGCCCGTGAGCTGGTCCTGCTGGTGATGGTGGGCATCCTCCGGCGGCACGGCTATCCGCCGCCCCAGGTGAACTTCCTCGGCAAGGCCGCGACCTTCAACCTCATGTATGCCTTCCCGTTGCTCCTGTTGAGTGACGGGACTGGTTGGCTGCACTCACTCGCTGCTATTTTCGGATGGGCGTTCGCAGGATGGGGTACGACTCTGTATTGGTGGGCAGGAATCCTCTACGTGGTTCAGGTCCGCCGACTGGTGAAGGCGGACGCCACGGCCGACTGA
- a CDS encoding FHA domain-containing protein, whose translation MSSAWWKLSEGHGRCEGVRVDRCVHRGLQRGFVLPHGRVCFSQGESPVKLFGKLFGKSARRDGGSGTARHRAQGSAEGGGGEERRPLFRDQIGAQGGDISGGQGASSVDPAGAGRIGFQEPSTSSAGGGFGLPVCNRCGHRNPESSKFCSNCGAPLRGGAVPERASETTSTISISGLEAYDSEVTGQTPLPSLSPEAQAAVEALPPGSALLVVRRGPNSGSRFLLDSDLTTAGRHPQSDIFLDDVTVSRRHVEFRRTPDGGFTVADVGSLNGTYVNREPIDAVPLTNGDEVQIGKYRLVFYASQRAVGI comes from the coding sequence ATCAGTAGCGCGTGGTGGAAACTGTCTGAAGGTCACGGACGTTGTGAGGGTGTCCGGGTCGACCGGTGTGTGCATCGAGGGTTACAGCGAGGCTTTGTCCTGCCCCACGGGCGGGTCTGTTTCAGTCAAGGGGAATCGCCCGTGAAGTTGTTCGGGAAGTTGTTCGGCAAGAGTGCGCGCCGGGACGGTGGCAGCGGCACCGCTCGTCACCGTGCCCAGGGTTCCGCGGAAGGCGGCGGTGGGGAGGAGCGGCGGCCGCTGTTCCGGGACCAGATCGGCGCGCAGGGCGGTGACATTTCGGGCGGACAGGGCGCGTCGTCTGTTGACCCTGCCGGTGCCGGACGCATAGGTTTCCAGGAGCCATCAACCTCAAGTGCGGGTGGAGGGTTCGGATTGCCTGTTTGTAACCGGTGCGGGCACCGGAACCCCGAGTCGAGCAAGTTCTGCTCCAATTGCGGTGCGCCGCTGCGCGGCGGCGCCGTTCCCGAGCGCGCCTCGGAGACCACCTCGACGATCTCCATCTCGGGTCTCGAGGCGTACGACTCCGAGGTGACCGGGCAGACGCCGCTGCCGTCGCTCTCGCCGGAGGCGCAGGCCGCCGTCGAGGCGCTGCCGCCCGGCTCGGCGCTGCTCGTGGTGCGTCGTGGCCCGAACTCCGGCAGCCGTTTCCTGCTCGACAGCGACCTGACCACGGCCGGCCGCCATCCGCAGAGCGACATCTTCCTGGACGACGTGACGGTCTCGCGTCGCCACGTGGAGTTCCGGCGCACTCCGGACGGCGGGTTCACCGTCGCCGACGTCGGCAGCCTGAACGGCACGTACGTCAACCGGGAGCCGATCGACGCGGTCCCGCTGACCAACGGCGACGAGGTCCAGATCGGCAAGTACCGCCTGGTCTTCTACGCCAGCCAGCGGGCCGTCGGCATCTGA
- a CDS encoding mannose-1-phosphate guanyltransferase: MKAVVMAGGEGTRLRPMTSSMPKPLLPVANRPIMEHVLRLLKRHGLSETVVTVQFLASLVKNYFGDGEELGMELTYANEEKPLGTAGSVKNAEAALKDDAFLVISGDALTDFDLTELIEFHKEKGALVTVCLTRVPNPLEFGITIVDEEGRVERFLEKPTWGQVFSDTVNTGIYVMEPEVFGYVQPDVPVDWSGDVFPQLMKEGKPIYGFVAEGYWEDVGTHESYVKAQADVLEGKVDVDIDGFEISPGVWVAEGAEVHPDAVLRGPLYIGDYAKVEADVEIREHTVVGSNVVVKSGAFLHKAVVHDNVYIGQQSNLRGCVIGKNTDIMRSARIEDGAVIGDECLVGEESIVQGNVRVYPFKTIEAGAFVNTSVIWESRSQAQLFGARGVSGILNVEITPELAVRIAGAYATTLKKGATVTTARDHSRGARALKRAVISALQASAIDVRDLENVPLPVARQQTARGSAGGIMIRTSPGVPDSVDIMFFDERGADLSAGGQRKLDRVYARQEYRRAFPGEIGDLSFPSSVFDSYTGSLLRAVDTTGIADSGLKVVVDASNGSAGLVLPSLLGRLGVDALTINPGLDETRPTETAEGRRSGLVRLGEIVASARAAFGVRFDPVGERLSLVDEKGRIVEDDRALLVMLDLVAAERRSGKVALPVTTTRIAEQVAAYHGTQVEWTTTSPDDLTRVGRAESTIFGGDGRGGFIIPESSSVFDGAAAFVRLIGLVARTQLTLSQIDARIPRAHVLRRDLATPWAVKGLVMRRVVEAAGDRSVDTTDGVRVVEADGRWVMVLPDPAEAVTHLWAEGPDDASAQALLDEWSEVVDSAGR, translated from the coding sequence ATGAAGGCCGTTGTGATGGCCGGAGGCGAAGGAACCCGCCTTCGTCCGATGACCTCAAGCATGCCCAAGCCGCTGCTGCCGGTGGCCAACCGGCCGATCATGGAGCACGTTCTGCGGCTGCTCAAGCGGCATGGCCTGAGCGAGACCGTGGTAACCGTCCAGTTCCTCGCCTCGCTGGTCAAGAACTACTTCGGGGACGGCGAAGAGCTCGGAATGGAGCTCACCTACGCCAACGAGGAGAAGCCGCTCGGCACCGCGGGCAGCGTGAAGAACGCGGAAGCGGCGCTGAAAGACGACGCCTTTCTGGTCATCTCCGGCGACGCGCTCACCGATTTCGACCTCACCGAGCTCATCGAATTCCACAAGGAGAAGGGCGCGCTGGTCACGGTCTGCCTGACCCGTGTCCCCAATCCGCTGGAATTCGGCATCACCATCGTTGACGAAGAGGGCAGGGTCGAACGCTTCCTGGAGAAGCCGACCTGGGGCCAGGTTTTCTCCGACACCGTCAATACGGGCATCTACGTCATGGAGCCCGAGGTCTTCGGCTATGTGCAGCCGGACGTCCCCGTGGACTGGTCCGGCGACGTCTTCCCGCAGCTGATGAAGGAAGGCAAGCCCATCTACGGCTTTGTCGCCGAGGGCTACTGGGAGGATGTCGGCACCCACGAAAGCTATGTCAAGGCGCAGGCCGACGTGCTCGAAGGCAAGGTCGACGTCGATATCGACGGCTTTGAGATCTCCCCCGGGGTCTGGGTCGCCGAGGGAGCCGAGGTCCATCCCGACGCCGTACTCCGCGGCCCCCTCTACATCGGCGACTACGCCAAGGTGGAGGCCGACGTGGAGATCCGCGAGCACACGGTGGTCGGCTCCAACGTGGTGGTGAAGAGCGGAGCGTTCCTCCACAAGGCCGTGGTCCACGACAACGTCTACATCGGCCAGCAGAGCAATCTGCGCGGCTGCGTCATCGGAAAGAACACCGACATCATGCGGTCCGCCCGGATCGAGGACGGTGCCGTCATCGGCGACGAGTGCCTGGTCGGCGAGGAGTCCATCGTCCAGGGCAACGTCCGCGTCTACCCCTTCAAGACCATCGAGGCCGGCGCTTTCGTCAACACCTCGGTGATCTGGGAGTCGCGCAGCCAGGCGCAGCTGTTCGGCGCGCGAGGCGTCTCCGGCATCCTGAACGTGGAGATCACACCGGAACTCGCCGTCCGGATCGCGGGCGCGTACGCCACCACCCTCAAGAAGGGGGCCACGGTCACCACGGCCCGTGACCACTCCCGCGGCGCCCGAGCGCTCAAGCGCGCGGTGATCTCCGCGCTCCAGGCCAGCGCCATCGACGTACGGGACCTGGAGAACGTACCGCTGCCCGTGGCCCGCCAGCAGACCGCGCGCGGCAGCGCCGGCGGCATCATGATCCGCACCTCGCCCGGGGTACCCGACTCCGTCGACATCATGTTCTTCGACGAACGGGGTGCGGACCTGTCCGCGGGCGGCCAGCGGAAGCTGGACCGGGTGTACGCACGCCAGGAGTACCGGCGCGCGTTCCCCGGCGAGATCGGCGACCTGAGCTTCCCGTCGAGCGTCTTCGACTCCTACACCGGGTCGCTGCTGCGGGCCGTCGACACCACCGGCATCGCGGACTCCGGCCTCAAGGTCGTCGTGGACGCCTCCAACGGCAGCGCCGGCCTCGTCCTCCCCAGCCTGCTCGGCCGGCTCGGGGTCGACGCGCTCACCATCAACCCCGGCCTGGACGAGACACGGCCGACGGAGACCGCCGAAGGCCGCCGCTCGGGGCTGGTACGGCTCGGCGAGATCGTGGCCTCCGCCCGTGCCGCGTTCGGTGTCCGGTTCGACCCCGTCGGCGAGCGGCTGTCCCTGGTGGACGAGAAGGGCCGCATCGTCGAGGACGACCGGGCCCTGCTGGTCATGCTCGACCTGGTGGCCGCCGAGCGCCGCAGCGGCAAGGTGGCGCTGCCGGTGACCACGACCCGTATCGCCGAGCAGGTCGCCGCGTACCACGGCACGCAGGTGGAGTGGACGACGACCTCGCCCGACGACCTCACCCGCGTCGGCCGCGCCGAGTCGACCATCTTCGGCGGCGACGGGCGCGGCGGGTTCATCATCCCCGAGTCGAGCAGCGTCTTCGACGGCGCGGCCGCGTTCGTACGGCTCATCGGGCTGGTGGCCCGCACACAGCTGACGCTGAGCCAGATCGATGCGCGCATCCCGCGCGCCCATGTGCTCCGCAGGGACCTGGCGACGCCGTGGGCGGTCAAGGGGCTCGTCATGCGGCGGGTGGTCGAGGCGGCGGGGGACCGGTCGGTGGACACCACCGACGGGGTGCGGGTGGTGGAGGCCGACGGCCGGTGGGTGATGGTGCTGCCGGATCCGGCGGAAGCCGTCACCCATCTGTGGGCGGAGGGCCCCGACGACGCCTCGGCGCAGGCCCTGCTCGACGAGTGGTCGGAGGTGGTGGACAGCGCCGGGCGGTGA
- a CDS encoding DUF881 domain-containing protein — protein sequence MPQQPPVRSTASPPARPRPDASMSLLTNVMEHSLDDGYAEAAARRGAVGTSGMPRTLRSKVVLAVGLVLAAIVVTIAADKARISAPQLAKERQKLIDRVETETTAADDLEKQLDRLRDEVGDKQRQALEKYGGDKAELLALLAGATKVIGPGVKLVIDDAEGADEGGGGPRESSGFSDTGRVRDRDMQRVVNGLWESGAEAIAVNGQRLTSLSAIRAAGDAIMVDNRPVAPPYTVLAVGDGERLATAFRETADGRYLQVLHSNYGIKASISAQDEVELPAAPSLIVRTAEPKAGATGAGGADTGKGTRTS from the coding sequence ATGCCGCAGCAGCCCCCCGTTCGGAGCACCGCATCGCCACCCGCGCGTCCGCGTCCCGACGCGTCCATGTCGCTGCTGACGAACGTGATGGAGCACAGCCTCGACGACGGTTACGCCGAGGCCGCGGCACGCCGGGGCGCCGTAGGGACCTCGGGCATGCCGCGCACGCTGCGGTCCAAGGTGGTGCTGGCCGTCGGTCTCGTGCTGGCCGCCATCGTGGTGACCATCGCCGCCGACAAGGCGCGGATATCGGCCCCCCAACTGGCCAAGGAGCGCCAGAAGCTCATCGACCGGGTCGAGACCGAAACCACCGCGGCGGACGATCTGGAGAAGCAGCTCGACCGCTTGCGCGACGAGGTCGGCGACAAGCAGCGCCAGGCGCTGGAGAAGTACGGCGGGGACAAGGCCGAGCTGCTCGCGCTGCTCGCGGGGGCGACCAAGGTGATCGGCCCCGGCGTGAAGCTCGTCATCGACGACGCGGAAGGTGCCGACGAGGGCGGCGGGGGCCCGCGTGAGAGCAGTGGGTTCTCCGACACCGGCCGGGTCCGCGACCGCGACATGCAGCGGGTCGTCAACGGGCTGTGGGAGTCGGGCGCGGAGGCGATCGCGGTCAACGGGCAGCGGCTGACGTCGCTGTCGGCGATCAGAGCGGCGGGCGACGCCATAATGGTCGACAACAGGCCGGTGGCACCGCCCTATACGGTACTCGCGGTGGGGGACGGCGAACGCCTGGCCACCGCGTTCCGGGAGACCGCCGACGGCCGCTATCTGCAGGTGCTGCACAGCAACTACGGGATCAAGGCGAGCATCTCCGCCCAGGACGAGGTCGAGCTGCCGGCCGCGCCGAGCCTCATCGTACGTACCGCAGAACCGAAAGCCGGTGCCACCGGAGCCGGCGGCGCCGACACAGGGAAGGGCACACGCACATCGTGA
- a CDS encoding PTS glucose transporter subunit IIA: MTTVTSPLAGRAIGLSAVPDPVFSGAMVGPGTAIDPEREPSVAVAPVDGVIVSLHPHAFVVVDEQGHGVLTHLGIDTVQLNGQGFELLVNKGDTVKRGDSVVRWDPAAVEAAGKSPICPVVALEATAESLGDVREDSALVAGDVLFTWE; the protein is encoded by the coding sequence ATGACCACCGTGACGTCCCCGCTCGCCGGACGTGCCATCGGACTCTCGGCAGTGCCCGACCCGGTGTTCTCCGGCGCGATGGTCGGTCCCGGCACCGCGATCGACCCGGAGCGTGAGCCCTCCGTGGCCGTGGCTCCCGTCGATGGCGTCATCGTCTCGCTGCACCCGCACGCGTTCGTCGTCGTCGACGAGCAGGGGCACGGCGTTCTCACCCACCTGGGTATCGACACCGTCCAGCTCAACGGGCAGGGCTTCGAGCTGCTCGTCAACAAGGGCGACACCGTCAAGCGCGGCGATTCCGTCGTGCGGTGGGACCCGGCCGCCGTCGAGGCCGCGGGCAAGTCGCCCATCTGCCCGGTCGTCGCGCTGGAGGCCACGGCCGAATCCCTCGGCGACGTCCGCGAGGACAGCGCGCTGGTCGCCGGCGACGTGCTGTTCACCTGGGAGTGA
- a CDS encoding MerR family transcriptional regulator, which produces MLQKPSGGAGSGTAAAGRRPMSIGAVLNLLRQEFPEVTISKIRFLESEGLVEPQRTPSGYRKFSPEDVERLGYVLRIQRDHYLPLKVIREHLDALERGERISLPAASGPPAQELIDGGEIELERPTVARIGRAELLAATEVSEDQLAEWEAYGLVGQAADGSYDAEAVTVAKIVADLGRFGLEPRHLRAVKAAADREAGLVEQVVAPLRRHRNPQTRAHAEATAREIATLSVRLHAALLQAALRSGQG; this is translated from the coding sequence ATGCTGCAAAAACCGTCGGGCGGTGCCGGTTCCGGCACCGCCGCCGCGGGACGCCGCCCGATGAGTATCGGCGCGGTCCTGAACCTGCTGCGGCAGGAGTTCCCCGAGGTCACCATCTCCAAGATCCGTTTCCTGGAGTCGGAGGGCCTGGTGGAGCCGCAGCGGACGCCGTCGGGCTATCGCAAGTTCAGCCCGGAGGACGTGGAACGGCTCGGTTACGTCCTGCGTATCCAGCGTGACCACTATCTGCCGCTCAAGGTCATCAGGGAGCACCTCGACGCGCTGGAGCGCGGTGAACGTATCTCCTTGCCCGCCGCGTCCGGTCCGCCCGCCCAGGAGCTGATCGACGGCGGTGAGATCGAGCTGGAGCGACCCACGGTCGCCCGGATCGGCCGTGCCGAGCTGCTCGCGGCCACCGAGGTGAGCGAGGACCAGCTCGCCGAGTGGGAGGCATACGGGCTCGTCGGGCAGGCGGCGGACGGGTCGTACGACGCCGAGGCGGTCACGGTCGCCAAGATCGTCGCGGATCTCGGCCGCTTCGGTCTCGAGCCGCGCCATCTGCGGGCCGTGAAGGCGGCGGCCGACCGCGAGGCCGGGCTGGTCGAACAAGTGGTCGCACCGTTGCGCCGGCACCGGAATCCGCAGACCAGAGCGCATGCGGAGGCCACGGCGCGCGAGATTGCCACGCTGTCGGTGCGGCTGCACGCGGCGCTGCTCCAGGCGGCGCTGCGGTCCGGGCAGGGCTGA
- the ptsP gene encoding phosphoenolpyruvate--protein phosphotransferase — translation METTLRGVGVSHGVAIGEVRHMGTAVLEPPAKQIPADEAPREQGRARQAVEAVSADLIARGNLAGGEAQAVLEAQALMAQDPELMADVERRIAVGSTAERAVYDAFAAYRALLAGAGEYLAGRVADLDDVRNRIVARLLGVPMPGVPDSDEPYVLIARDLAPADTALLDPALVLGFVTEEGGPTSHSAILARALGVPAVVALPGACELAEGTVIAVDGSTGDVHVEPTSQERADLAKAAEERKAALAAASGPGATSDGHKVPLLANVGGPADVPAAVAAGAEGVGLFRTEFLFLDDSERAPSEEKQVEAYRQVLEAFPEGRVVVRVLDAGADKPLDFLTPADEPNPALGVRGLRTLLDHPEVLRTQLTALAKAAEGLPVYLEVMAPMVADRIDAKAFADACREAGLRAKFGAMVEIPSAALRARSILQEVEFLSLGTNDLAQYTFAADRQVGAVSRLQDPWQPALLDLVAVSAEAARAEGKSCGVCGEAASDPLLACVLTGLGVTSLSMGAASLPYVRATLAKHTLAQCERAAAAARAADTAEEARRAAQAVLSGE, via the coding sequence ATGGAGACAACGCTGCGAGGCGTCGGCGTGAGCCACGGGGTGGCGATCGGCGAGGTGCGGCACATGGGTACGGCGGTGCTGGAGCCGCCGGCGAAGCAGATTCCCGCGGACGAGGCACCGCGCGAACAGGGGCGCGCCCGCCAGGCCGTGGAGGCGGTGTCCGCCGATCTGATCGCGCGCGGCAATCTGGCCGGCGGCGAGGCGCAGGCGGTGCTCGAGGCACAGGCCCTGATGGCGCAGGACCCGGAGCTGATGGCCGATGTCGAGCGCCGCATCGCCGTGGGCAGCACCGCGGAGCGCGCGGTGTACGACGCGTTCGCGGCCTATCGGGCGCTGCTCGCCGGGGCCGGCGAGTACCTGGCCGGGCGGGTCGCCGACCTGGACGACGTGCGCAACCGCATCGTGGCGCGCCTGCTGGGTGTGCCGATGCCGGGGGTGCCGGACAGCGACGAGCCGTACGTGCTGATCGCGCGGGATCTGGCGCCGGCGGACACCGCGCTGCTGGACCCGGCGCTGGTGCTCGGATTCGTCACCGAGGAAGGCGGGCCGACCAGCCACAGCGCGATCCTCGCGCGGGCGCTCGGGGTGCCCGCGGTGGTGGCGCTCCCCGGTGCCTGCGAGCTCGCCGAGGGGACCGTGATCGCGGTCGACGGCAGCACGGGTGACGTGCATGTGGAGCCGACCTCGCAGGAGCGGGCGGACCTGGCGAAGGCCGCGGAGGAGCGCAAGGCCGCGCTCGCCGCGGCGTCCGGTCCGGGCGCGACCTCCGACGGGCACAAGGTGCCGCTGCTGGCGAACGTCGGTGGCCCGGCGGACGTCCCGGCGGCCGTGGCCGCGGGTGCGGAGGGCGTCGGGCTGTTCCGTACCGAGTTCCTCTTCCTGGACGACAGCGAGCGGGCGCCGTCGGAGGAGAAGCAGGTCGAGGCGTACCGGCAGGTGCTGGAGGCGTTCCCCGAGGGGCGTGTCGTGGTCCGGGTCCTGGACGCGGGCGCGGACAAGCCGCTGGACTTCCTCACCCCGGCGGACGAGCCGAACCCGGCGCTGGGCGTGCGGGGTCTGCGGACCCTGCTGGACCACCCCGAGGTGCTGCGTACGCAGCTGACGGCGCTGGCCAAGGCCGCCGAGGGGCTGCCGGTCTACCTCGAGGTCATGGCCCCGATGGTGGCGGACCGGATCGACGCCAAGGCGTTCGCGGACGCGTGCCGGGAGGCCGGGCTGCGGGCGAAGTTCGGGGCGATGGTGGAGATCCCGTCCGCCGCGCTGCGGGCCCGTTCGATCCTGCAGGAGGTCGAGTTCCTGTCGCTGGGCACGAACGACCTGGCGCAGTACACCTTCGCCGCCGACCGGCAGGTCGGTGCGGTGTCCCGGTTGCAGGACCCGTGGCAGCCCGCGCTGCTCGACCTGGTGGCGGTGTCGGCCGAGGCCGCGCGTGCCGAGGGCAAGAGCTGCGGGGTGTGCGGCGAGGCGGCGTCCGACCCGCTGCTGGCGTGTGTCCTGACGGGTCTGGGCGTGACCAGCCTGTCCATGGGCGCGGCGTCCCTTCCGTATGTACGCGCCACGCTGGCCAAGCACACGCTGGCCCAGTGCGAGCGGGCCGCCGCGGCGGCCCGGGCCGCGGACACCGCCGAGGAGGCGCGGCGGGCCGCGCAGGCGGTGCTCTCGGGCGAGTGA
- a CDS encoding DUF881 domain-containing protein yields MTPMSHDETPEDREGRTDHEDRHDREDRQGREDHAKEARGERAGTGEEPVRPAPQAPQSPSAGAAADAAEPALTGRQRLAKSLWPPRLTRAQLIVAVLLFVLGLGLAIQVRSTTESSVLRGARQEDLVRILDELGNRTQRLEAEKTRLEGQRRELETSSDQAKEARKQTLQKEQQLGILAGTVPAQGPGIEFTIRDSQNAVKADMLLDAIQELRAAGAEAIQVNDVRVVADTYFADAVDGVTVDGQKVSQPYVFKVIGKPEDLEPALNIPGGVVQTLKKEQATASVRRAEKIVVDALRSAKRPDYARSSSE; encoded by the coding sequence GTGACACCGATGAGCCACGACGAGACGCCCGAGGACCGCGAGGGCCGTACGGACCACGAGGACCGCCACGACCGCGAGGACCGTCAGGGGCGCGAGGACCACGCGAAGGAAGCGCGGGGCGAGCGAGCCGGGACCGGCGAAGAGCCCGTACGGCCCGCGCCCCAGGCCCCGCAGTCTCCGTCGGCCGGTGCCGCGGCCGACGCCGCCGAACCGGCACTCACCGGCCGCCAGCGACTGGCCAAGAGCCTGTGGCCGCCGCGGCTCACCCGCGCCCAACTCATCGTCGCCGTGCTGCTGTTCGTGCTGGGCCTGGGGCTGGCGATCCAGGTGCGGTCCACCACCGAGAGCAGCGTGCTGCGCGGCGCGCGGCAGGAGGACCTGGTGCGGATTCTGGACGAACTGGGCAACCGCACGCAGCGTCTGGAGGCCGAGAAGACGCGCCTTGAGGGGCAGCGTCGCGAGTTGGAGACCAGCTCGGACCAGGCCAAGGAGGCCCGGAAGCAGACGCTCCAGAAGGAGCAGCAGCTGGGGATCCTCGCGGGTACGGTGCCCGCTCAGGGCCCCGGTATCGAGTTCACTATCCGCGACTCGCAGAACGCGGTGAAGGCCGACATGCTGCTCGACGCGATCCAGGAGCTGCGCGCGGCGGGCGCCGAGGCGATCCAGGTCAACGACGTGCGCGTGGTCGCCGACACCTATTTCGCGGATGCCGTGGACGGCGTGACCGTCGACGGGCAGAAGGTGAGCCAGCCCTACGTCTTCAAGGTCATCGGCAAGCCGGAGGACCTGGAGCCGGCGCTCAACATCCCCGGCGGTGTGGTGCAGACCTTGAAGAAGGAGCAGGCCACGGCGTCCGTGCGACGCGCTGAGAAGATCGTCGTGGACGCCTTGCGATCGGCGAAGCGCCCTGACTACGCTCGGTCGTCATCGGAGTGA
- a CDS encoding small basic family protein, whose protein sequence is MIAVLGLIVGVVVGLFVRPVVPTEIEPYLPIAVVAALDAVFGGLRAMLDGIFDDKVFVVSFLSNVVVAALIVFLGDKLGVGAQLSTGVVVVLGIRIFSNAAAIRRHVFRA, encoded by the coding sequence GTGATCGCCGTATTGGGCCTCATCGTGGGAGTCGTGGTCGGACTGTTCGTCCGCCCGGTGGTGCCCACGGAGATCGAGCCGTATCTGCCGATCGCCGTTGTCGCGGCACTGGACGCGGTGTTCGGAGGGCTCCGGGCGATGCTGGACGGGATCTTCGACGACAAGGTCTTCGTGGTGTCGTTCCTCTCCAACGTGGTGGTCGCCGCGCTGATCGTCTTCCTCGGCGACAAGCTCGGCGTCGGTGCCCAGCTGTCGACCGGCGTCGTGGTCGTTCTCGGCATCCGGATCTTCTCCAACGCCGCCGCCATCCGCCGGCACGTCTTCCGGGCGTGA
- a CDS encoding MerR family transcriptional regulator, whose product MRSTGDGTAAGGPYPLHGGVPADPAPPAHRVAAQAGTLHERASAVVGYRGPTACSAAGITYRQLDYWARTGLVEPSVRPAYGSGTQRLYSFRDVVVLKIVKRLLDTGVSLQNIRAAVQHLRACGLDDLTRMTLMSDGATVYECTSPDEVVELLQGGQGVFGIAVGVVWRDVEEALSQLHGEHVDTGETLIGHNPADELARRRNRAG is encoded by the coding sequence GTGAGAAGCACCGGCGACGGCACGGCGGCCGGCGGTCCGTATCCGCTCCACGGGGGCGTACCGGCCGATCCGGCTCCCCCCGCACATCGAGTCGCGGCACAGGCCGGGACCCTGCACGAACGGGCCTCCGCGGTGGTCGGATACCGCGGTCCCACCGCGTGCTCGGCCGCGGGCATCACCTACCGCCAGCTGGACTACTGGGCGCGCACCGGCCTCGTGGAGCCGAGTGTGCGGCCCGCGTACGGCTCCGGGACGCAGCGGCTGTACAGCTTCCGGGACGTGGTCGTCCTCAAGATCGTCAAGCGGCTGCTGGACACCGGTGTGTCCCTGCAGAACATCCGCGCTGCCGTCCAGCACCTGCGCGCCTGCGGGCTGGACGACTTGACGCGGATGACGCTCATGAGCGACGGCGCGACCGTTTACGAATGCACTTCCCCCGACGAGGTCGTCGAGCTGCTCCAGGGCGGCCAGGGCGTCTTCGGGATCGCCGTGGGCGTGGTCTGGCGGGATGTGGAAGAGGCGCTGTCGCAACTGCACGGTGAGCACGTGGACACCGGCGAGACGCTGATCGGGCACAACCCGGCCGACGAGCTCGCCCGGCGCCGCAACCGGGCGGGCTGA